The following are from one region of the Osmerus mordax isolate fOsmMor3 chromosome 1, fOsmMor3.pri, whole genome shotgun sequence genome:
- the alpl gene encoding alkaline phosphatase, tissue-nonspecific isozyme has product MKVNVWLLFCCGLVCGGPIKPKFPDQEKDPVFWNNWAQKTLKNALTLQTLNQQMAKNLILFLGDGMGVATVTAARILKGQLSGKSGEETQLEMDKFPYVALSKTYNTNAQVPDSAGTATAYLCGVKANEGTVGVSAAAVRAQCNTTQGNEVTSILRWAKDAGKSVGIVTTTRVNHATPSAAYAHCVDREWFSDNEMPVEAVEAGCKDIARQLFENIPNIDVIMGGGRKYMFPKNMSDVEYPGDKKQTGTRKDGRNLVQEWTNRMKDKNGQYVWNKRQLLSLNPNNVDHILGLFEPGDLSYELERNQDTDPSLTEMVEVAIKILKRNPRGFYLLVEGGRIDHGHHEGKAKQALYEAVEMDRAIGMAGLMTSIHDTMTVVTADHSHVFTFGGYTQRGSSIFGLAPMVSDLDQMPFTSILYGNGPGFKITSGARENVSTVDYEHNDYQAQSAVPLRYETHGGEDVAVFTKGPMAHLLHGVHEQNYIPHVMAYAACIGQNRDHCLSKNRASSPTLSLVLPSLAALLTVAHLLC; this is encoded by the exons ATGAAGGTGAATGTCTGGCTTCTCTTCTGCTGTGGCCTAGTCTGTGGAGGCCCGATCAAGCCAAAGTTCCCTG ACCAGGAGAAAGATCCAGTCTTCTGGAACAACTGGGCTCAGAAAACCCTAAAGAATGCCCTCACCCTACAGACGCTCAACCAGCAAATGGCAAAgaacctcatcctcttcctcggcGATG GAATGGGCGTTGCCACAGTAACAGCAGCGAGGATCCTGAAGGGCCAGTTGAGTgggaagagtggagaggagacccAGCTGGAGATGGATAAGTTCCCCTACGTGGCCCTGTCCAAG ACATACAACACCAATGCCCAGGTGCCGGACAGCGCGGGCACCGCCACAGCATACCTGTGTGGGGTGAAGGCCAACGAGGGCACGGTGGGGGTGAGCGCAGCAGCGGTGAGGGCTCAGTGTAACACCACCCAGGGCAACGaggtcacctccatcctccgctGGGCCAAAGACGCAG GCAAGTCTGTGGGAATCGTCACAACAACGCGGGTCAACCATGCCACGCCCAGCGCAGCCTATGCCcactgtgtggacagggagtGGTTCTCCGACAACGAGATGCCAGTCGAGGCTGTGGAGGCCGGGTGCAAGGACATCGCCAGGCAGCTGTTCGAGAACATCCCCAACATTGAT gtgatcatgggaggagggaggaagtacATGTTCCCCAAAAACATGTCGGATGTGGAGTACCCTGGAGACAAGAAGCAGACTGGGACTCGTAAGGACGGCAGGAACCTGGTCCAGGAGTGGACCAACCGCATGAAAGACAAG AACGGCCAATATGTATGGAACAAACGTCAACTCCTGTCACTGAATCCTAACAATGTAGATCATATTTTGG GTCTGTTTGAGCCGGGAGACCTGTCCTACGAGCTGGAGAGGAACCAGGACACAGACCCCTCCCTGAcggagatggtggaggtggcCATTAAGATCCTGAAGAGGAACCCTAGAGGCTTCTATCTGCTGGTGGAGG GCGGGCGCATCGACCACGGGCACCACGAGGGCAAAGCCAAGCAGGCGCTTTACGAAGCGGTGGAGATGGACCGCGCCATCGGCATGGCCGGCCTTATGACCAGCATCCACGACACCATGACCGTCGTCACAGCGGACCACTCGCACGTCTTCACCTTTGGAGGGTACACGCAGAGAGGCAGCTCCATATTTG GCCTGGCCCCCATGGTGAGTGATTTGGACCAGATGCCCTTCACCTCCATCCTGTACGGTAATGGACCAGGCTTTAAGATCACCAGCGGAGCCCGGGAGAACGTGTCCACGGTGGACTACG agcaCAACGACTACCAGGCCCAGTCAGCAGTCCCCCTGCGGTACGAGACCCACGGTGGGGAGGACGTGGCCGTGTTCACCAAGGGTCCCATGGCCCACCTGCTCCACGGGGTCCACGAGCAGAACTACATCCCCCACGTCATGGCCTACGCCGCCTGCATCGGCCAGAACCGAGACCACTGTCTGTCAAAGAACAGAGCCAGCAGCCCCACCCTGAGCCTGGTCCTGCCCAGCCTGGCAGCCCTCCTCACAGTCGCACACCTGCTGTGCTGA